GGTGCCGATTGGGATGCTTTCTCCTCTGGGAGAGGCTTGTGAGTTTTTATTTTTGTTTCAAGCTCAGCGATTATCATCCATAAATCCTGGGCTAGAGCATGCTGGGGCTCTAGTTGCTTCTGCACAGCTCGATACGTCTCTATTGCACGTTCCAGCTCTCCTTGTGCTTCCCACTGTTTAGCACGTTCCATTTTTTGGTAGATAGCAGGTAAATTTGCAAAGTCTCCCTGTGCGTTTTCTTCCGTTTTCAAGATTTCCGGAGCAGGCAATCGTTCTGTTTCTTTTCTAGAAAAAGGCATGTCCACTTGCGGTAAGGAGATATGAATCGGTGGTTGATCGGCCATCTTCTGCTTTTCGAATCCTATCTGCCCTTCTTCCTGTACATCCATTAAAGCGAGTAACCATTCTCCAAAAGTTGGGCATTCATTTAGCTCCTTACTTTGCCAAGCACGATCAAGCAAGGAAGCAATCTCTGCCCCCCAATCATTACGAATAGAATCTATCAAAAGTGGATATCTTTTTGTGCTGTGAGGTATTTCTTCTGGATGGAAATAGCTTTCTCCCCAAGCGGCTTCTCTGACCGTTTCATCATACCAGCCTAATATCTCGGCTAGTAAAATAGCTCCAGAGAATCGATCAGCATATTTACTCCATAAGCCTAATGGAGAGGTTTGTGGCAGGGAATAGCCGGGAGATGCTGCAAATATGACATCAGGCCGCTCCAATCTCGGTCCATATAATTGCTCTACGTCTACCAGCTCTACATAAGAAAAGCCGTCTTCTACCTGATCCCTGACCAAACCTGGCAAAATCAAGTTGGGACCGGATAAATCACAATGAGCTAGCCCTTGTTGTTCCATAGTTGATAAAACTTTAGCTAATGAACGTGCTAAAGTTAAGCTGTCTGTCCGGCTTAATGCCCGTTTATCTATAATAATATCCATCCAAGTAGGTCCTTCTATCCAGGGCATAACCACTGCATACATCAGATCGCGATGCTGACTTAATAGCTCTCCATGTTTCTGAGGTGTCAATATAACGCGGTCACATACAGATAGCCCTGGTAAACTAGCAAAGTCCCTGATTTGCTCAGAAAGATAAACCTGCTTTGGATCTTTATACTGCTGACGAAACACCTTTAATGCCTTCCACTTGGAATCTGCTTCTTTTCGAGGAATCATTTGATAGACAATTCCTTGACGCCCCTCCTGACCGTAGGGAACATGAGGAGCGACTGGATGCTCGCCGATTGTATATGTAGCATTGTGTAGATGAAGCTCTTCCTCTACTCTCGGCTGAAATACCATGAGAGCCTCCTCTCTTTCTTACCTTGTAGTATTCATATAATAAACATAGATGGTGGAACGAAAAAAAACATACAGGCGCGTTCAATGGATTTTTGACTATTGATTTTTGTCCTATGTAATCTCTCACTGAGAAAAGGACTAGGCTCTCTTTCCCACCTAGTCCTTTTCTGATTTTCTTGCTTTATTGAGAATCCGCCTGACGGAACTTCGTCGCAATTGCATGTAATTCATGTGATATACTTTCAAGCAACAGGACAAATCCAGTCATTTGCCTGTTCGCTTCCTGAAATTCCTGGAAGAATTTTTGTTTCGTCATCCCGTCCCACTGACCTTCCATTTGGTGAATTTGTTGGTTCAGACGATCAATCACTTGCTGACTTTGTTCCTTGCTTTGTTGAAACTGGTTTGCTACTTCATCCACTTGATCAGGCGAAATTAAAATGCGTGACATGTTCTTTTTCCCCCCAAGTCGTTCACATTCTCTTTTGTCCTATTGTAGCCTAGAGTATTTTTAGAAACAATTCCCAATTTGTAAGGAAGCCGATTTAGAAAGAAACACCTATGTTCACTTATAGTTAAAAAGGACTTTTGCCCTTCATTTTTAACAATAACTTTTATTTTGTGAATCTATCGGCCTACAAGCATCCTTCTGTACCCATTTTTCATTAATAGTGTGGATGAGCTCTTGTAGGGATCGCTCCTCGTTGAAAGGCATAGCTACCTTGACTCGATGATAACGCCTTTTAGCAAAGTAGCCCTGACCTGGTGGCAGCATTTTATTATAGGCAGCATGCGGATAATGACTAGCTTCTGTCGATGGGATTTTCAAGAAAGCCAAGTCATTAGCATCAATACTGCCAAATAAAAAGCCTGTTTGCATATTTTTAATCTCGGATAACCAATCGTTGCTACTATATGGAAAATCAGATGGCACCCCAGAGATAATCACATACAGATCGCGGCTTCTACCTTGTCGAAGCAACTGAGTCAATTGATCCTTGATTTGATAATCTGTGATCTGCTTGAAAAATAAATCTGCATCATCAATTACCAGCAGAAGAGCTGGCTCTTTATGATTTTGGTCCTCTAATTTATCTGTTTTGATGGATTCAGCCTGATTGAACAATTCCTCCTTGCACATCTGAGAAGAAGTCGATTGCTCTCTGTAAGATTGATTGTTTAGCTGATCATCATGGGTGTGGCGCATTTTTATTTTCGTACTTAGAGTAGTAAGCAATTCTGTAAGCTCGCTCTCTCTAGTGGCCGTCCCCTTTACGTGTGTTACGTGTTCTAGAGCTAGTAAGGATGCGGAACTAGGCCGGAAGTCGATACAGTAAATTTCCAGATCTTGTGGAGACACTCGATCGCATAGAGATAGTACCCATGTCATTAAAAAGGAGGTTTTTCCCCCTTCCATCGGACTTCCTACCACAAAATACGGGCCTTCTTTTACATCTACCTCAAACAAAGTTAAATCATCTACATATATACCTACAGGAACTCTAAATGAATTAGAAGGTGAGGATATGGAAATATCCGTTATACTAGAGAGAGAGGATTTATTAGGAATAACAGACTTGATAGCTAATAGCTCCTCTAGGAAAATAACCTCTGGTAGTGACAAAATTTCTTTTGGACGGTCCCCATTCCAAGCAATGCTCATCTGCTCCATTACATTGCGCAGTCGAACCGAGCGCTGCATGTCGTCGTTGCCCGCTATAGGTAAAGCAGTCTGAAACTCAAGTGGAGGCACTTGTCCTTTCACTAGTCCTCTTCCTTCTGATAAATGGACGGGTGGTTTTGTAGGACGCCCCACCGCAAAATAATAGTCGCTTGGATCAGATAGTTCAAAGGCAATTCCCAGAGAAAAGTTACCTCGTATTCTCTCCACAATATCTGTAATACGGTTAGCAGTCACAACGAAAGAAAGTCCTACGCTTCCCCCTTCTCTTACTAGCTGCTCTAGCTGATCATTCTCATAGGAGTACTGATTTCGGAAGTTTAGATAGCCATCTATGCATACGACAATTCTAGGGACGGTCTTCCCCGTAGACATTTGGTACGCTCGAAGTGTTTTCACACCGCTATTTGCAAGTAGCTCTCGGCGTCTGCCTACCTCCTCAAGCAGATAACGAAATAAACGCTTGATTTTATCTGTTTCCTCATCCAAAATAACGGAGCCAACATGAGGCAAATACGAAAAGTCGCGTAGCGTTCGTCCAAAATCCAACAAATAAAAATGAAGGTGTTCTGGAGAATAACGAGTAGCCAGGGATAATAGTAAGGTTTGTAAAAATGTAGTCTTTCCTGTTCCCGGCATCCCATAAATAGGTAAATGCCCTTCTTCTAGTGATAGTAGCAATGGCTCCTGTCGCTGCTGTGCCACATCGTCTACTAAGCCTACAATGGCAGAAAGACCCGGGGCATTGGCTCTCCATTCCTTTCCATTCCAACCGTATGTACACGCTGAAATATCCTCTAAAGCAAGCTGTTTGGGCAAAGGAGGAAGCCACGGACCAGGTAATCGGCTGACCCCTTCTTTCTCTGCTACGCTTGCCAGATATTCCATTAGGACCTGAAGCTGCTTCTTTTGCTTTCTCGTTTGATCTGTGTTTAGCTCTTCTTTTATCTCACATTTCGTACGTTTTCCACTTAATGAAACCTCATAAATCTCCGGTTCTTTTTGATTTCGCGTCTGCTCTGCCAGATATGGTGCGCCACTCCAGGCAAACTGGACCAAATCAAATTCCTCATTGCTCCCCACCTGTAAGTAGCCACGCCCCGGTGTTGTAATCCATGCTGCATCTGGTATCTTTAGCATTTCCCGGCTATCTGCATCATCCTGAACTCTAAGACAAATACGAAAACGGGCATTACTCCAAATCTTATCATCTACGACACCGCCAGGCTTTTGCGTAGCTAGGATTACATGCACGCCTAACGTTCTACCAATGGTTGCAATTGATATTAGTTCATTCATAAACTCTGGCTGCTCTTTTTTTAGTTGAGCAAACTCATCAATAATAATAACCAAATGAGGTAGAGGATGAGTCATCCGCCATGTCGTTTCATAATACTCATCAATGTGCTGAAGGTCTCCTGCTTCATTTAAAATTTTTTGCCGACGGATTAACTCAGCGCGTAACGAAACCATCGCTCTTTCTACGAGCTGATCATCCAGATTGGTGATGGAGCCGACCAAATGCGGTAAATCTCTAAACGTGTTAGACATTCCCCCGCCTTTATAGTCAATCAATAGAAAAGTCATCTCATGAGGATGATAATGAACGGCTAATGAGGCAACAATGGATTGAATAGCCTCGCTTTTTCCTGAACCTGTCGTGCCAGCCATTAATCCATGCGGACCATGCCCACGCCGTTCTATTTTGTCATGTATATTCAACAGGACTTTTTTTCCACCTGTTCGTACTCCCACTGGAACTGGCAAGGATTGTGGAAACCGATTCGCCTGCCAAAGGGCAGTTACATCCAAATCTTCTATTTTTTCAATCCCCAAAAGCTCAAATAACGATAGTCGCTGTGGAATTTCTGCTGATGTAGAGCGCTTAACCTTTACACCTGCCATCATTCGCGCAGCATGCTCCGCTTTATCTAATGGAAGATCGTCTATAGTACATGCAATTTCTCCCTCTTCTAGACCAGTCACATCCCCTGTCACCGTTTCTTTACAAACACCGCGATTGCCCTGTATTTCCACAATCAATTGACACTGCATAGGCAACGAATCTTTCCTATCCGCCAGTAAAATCGTACATGCTCCAATTGCTTCAGCCTCTTTTAAAAGTAAGGGCAAAATAGGCTCGTCCTCAATTAGATGGGGGGCTGACAGAATAAACACCCAGCAAGGTAGCTCTGCCTCTTTACGAAAATCAGTAGCCCTCGTCATTTTCCGCCGGTTTAGCTGACTGTACAAAACGTCGAGTAGCTGGTGAGCGCTTCCTTTTTCCTGAGCAACGAATCGCATGGTCTGTTCATCATCCCAAGTATGCGGCAGCCAGCGTAGCCATTTCCATTGCTCTTCTTCCCACTCTGGATAAAAGGCAGCGATTTTCACCTCATCTGGTGAGTGATGTGTCGCCATCTGCAATACCATCACTCTGATCGCATTTAGAATAGCCTCCTGCTCACCGACCACGCCTATGACTTTCGATTGATACAGGGGTAGTTGAATAGGAACCGACTCAACTCTTTCAAAGGCTTGAGCCAACGCCTGGGCTTCCTCAATCAAAGGCTCTGTCTCATAGCCTTCCTGTTTGGGCGCTATAATCTGATAGGTAGCTGGTAGCGTTCCTAGTCCCAAACGCAACTGTAAAAAATCCTCATCACGTGCAGAACGCTCCCATAGCGAACTGCTTCTCTCCTCTATCCGCTGTATACACTCCCAAACAGACGGATTCAATTCGTGCATAATGGCTTGCTGTTCCATTTGTAACTCTTTTAATTCTCTTCTGTGTTTCTCTAATTGCTCCTGGTACTGAATGGTTCGTGTTTCTGCCTGTCTACGATATTTTCTCTTGTTATGCAGATAGGTAAACACCGGAACTGTGTATGAAATAATCATGGTGCTCATAAAAATCATTTGAAACACAAAAAAATTCTTGTTTCCCGTATTCATTCTCGATCCCATATATAAATAAGCAAAAAGCGAAATCCCCGTGATAATAATGGGGATTAAGATAGAAATGATGGAGAAAGCGGGTGGTTGGGGAACAAGAGGAGGTCGATGGATTTCTACTGTTTGCTTGGGTAATGTACGCTTTAAGCGCGGTGATCGCTGAAAATAATCATAGGCCATTCCTGCTCCCCCTCCCCTGTATTCGTTTATAAGGTTTTCCACACATACCCTTTTAGCTCGCTCTTGTTTTTGTCTTTTTTCTCATTTGCTAGATGTACATGCCCAGCTTCAGATAATGGTTGTTGATATAATGAGCGCCAACCTTCAATTGTTTGGCCCTCCCCACCAGTAGAAAAGCTACGCTGTACTCTCAAATATGCCCCGGACTTGACACCTAACTCAGACAATGTGGAGTCTGACGAAAGGATTTTCCATTCATGTTCTCCCACTTTCATTTCTAGCAGATATCTTGCATCAGTCCCTCTATGGGGATCTCTGACTTTTACCATGCGAGAGACCTTTTCGGCAATCATTTGACAAGGGAAATGAGTCGGTAATTCAAAATCCGGCCACTTACTTTTATCAGCATTTGTTACAATTGTCACAATGATTTTATCCATTTCTCCACCATTTTTTAGATCGTCTGAGCGACCAGCTTTTCTAAAATGATTTCCTGCAAAATGTCATCCATTTCTATATGAGAGCTGGGAGAAATGCATACCCAATCCTCTCGTTCCTTCACAAATAAACGAATCAGCCAATTGGCAATACTAGAGGTCAGAAACGTCATGCCATTTAAGCTCCATTCATTTTGATGCCATGACATTGTAATTAGTTGTCCCTCGCACCATTGAGCTTTCAAGGACTGAGCAAAAGCCTCTGCTGCATCCTGATGGCACTGATAATCCTTTAAGGTAGCACAAATCTCATCAATTGAGGCGGTTTCTACCATTCCTCTGATCTGTTGAAAAATGGCATTTGGTAGTTCAATAGAGGGAACTACTACTTTTTCCTCAGCGTTTTTTCTGATTCGATTACACATTGTTTTACTGGCTTCTAAGGGGTCACCTAAAGCTAGTAGCTCATATACGTTTTTACCGCCTACTGCTGCTATTTTTTCCACTACAACTTCTCGGTCAAAATGAAAATACCCCTCATAATCTTCTCTATGTTTATCCGTATAACGAAAATAACAGCACGTTGTGGCATGTCCGCACGGAGCTACAAGGGAATTTACCATCTCATCTATGTACAAGCCTGTTTCATCTTCAAAAATATACCCTTTGTGTAATAGCTCTGTCTTTATTAGGTCCCATTCCTCTTGCAAGTCTTCTGTTAGATACCCAGCATAAGGCTCTGCTATACCTAGTACTTGATCAGCACCAGTTAGGCATGCTAAAAAGTATAGCTGTTTATCCGTGATTGAAATAGTTTCAAACGGATTTTTCATACTAGCCTCCTTACAATGCTATTGATTTTATCGCGTAAGCCAAGCGAACCACTCTCTTTTGTGTCCCGCCTTATCGTATGGGATAAACGAGTCTGTCTGATTCCAGCTAACATCCATTAACGCTATATCATCACTAAGCGGACTGTCACCCGCTTGAAGAATCATGGACTGTAGCTCGTTGTCTGTCGGGAGCGGATAGCATTTATCTAATGTGGCTAAGCCATCTGTATAGGCTATCATTCGTGTAAAGCGATGTTGTCCAGCTAAACTGGATTGAAATAAATGAGGCTTTCCTCCCACAGGTCCATGTAACGTTGACCAGCGCTCTTGTGTAGTAAATGTTCCTTGTAAGCATTCCGTTATTTCAAGCTCTTGGTTAAATAATCGTAACCGTAAATCCCCCTGCCAAGCGAACAGGATTCTTCCATTAGGAAAGGAATGCGAGGGTAGATCAATACGCCCGCAAATGTACATGGCTTCACTTCCATGTGTCCGCTTCGATTCTAATACATCACGTAGCAAGCCTGTAATACTTGAAGGTATCGGATGATTACCTATGATTCTACTCGTTACAGTGGTTAACGATTGTAGATGTATATCCAACTGTTGTAGAAGGAACTCCTCTCGCTCCTCTTTCTCAAAGAGATCGGAAGCAAGCCAATCTAGTAGCCCGTCCCCTAGCATTTTGGCCGCAAGCTCCCCACAGTAAGAGAGCGATACGCCATCACACAATGCAAATAAAAAAGATTGCTCGTTTCTGGCAAACGTAAGATAATCCTGCCCCTTCTCCTGAGCATGTTGCGTTTCCAAAGCCCGGGCGTACGCATATCTCCAGACAAAATGTTCCTCTTCTCTTGTTACAGACTGTTCTGTGTGTTGATGTATGTTTTTATAACGATAGGCTAATTTCACATTGCATCACCTGTCTTTAACGGACGGGGGTTGCTGCCGACATTTGAAACCCTAAAGACACCAATTCTGGACTGGTAGCCGGAAACATAAGCAAGGCACCCTTTTTTAATTGATACATGGACTCACTCATCATCTCACGATAGCTCTCCGGTAAGACAGAGGACATGGAACGCAGCCTATTGGCATGTTCATCTCTTAAAATTGTATCTGGCATGATTCCGTCCCAGCGCTTCACATCGACAAGCTCTTGATCATGCAGCTCTTCGGAAATAAAAATGTTTTCTACAAGCACATGTCCATCAGGAACAGCCATTTGCATAATTCGTTTGACAATGGGCTCCGGATCTTCACCAGTCGCAGCACCATCTGTCATATGACAGATCAAAGGGGCCGGAGAATCTTGTAGAAACGGGAGCTCTTCTAGCAATAATTTTTCAACTTGTTTAAATGCTTTAGCCATATCTGTCAATCTACGCGGACTTATTTCGGGCAGTTTCCCCAAACGGGCTACCTCATCTATTCCTCGAATTCCATCCAATAAATCATATACTTCATCGCTGTATGCTAAAATTGCGATACGATAGCGTGGGGACATCCGAGTTCCCTTTGTCGAACGAAAAATCATCTGTCGAATGGCAGCAGATAATGCTTCCATCACTATATCAATCCTACGTTTATCTCCCATAGGCAGACACATGGAACCACTCACATCAATCAGGTAAATGATAAGAGCAGGGGTTCGATGTGTCGCTGGTAACTCATAGCTCATAATCGACTCTCCTTATGCTCCTGTTGCAGAGAACCACGGTAGAAGCGCTTGACTTTAAGCCACCGTGATCTTATTTGGAATATGAAGTGTTTTATGTGTTCCCTTCTTTCAACACTTCCCGAGGAGATCCCCCCTTTGATCATTACTTATACTACTTTCCAAGCGGCTCTGATTGCTACTACAGGACGATAAGCATTCGCTCAGCTAAAATGCCTGCGTAACCTTACTGGTGTAATAAAGATCAAAAACTCGCCTTCCTCCCTAGCAGAACAATCGCTTTAGGACCTCGGAATTTTTTCACTTACTTTAACCAATCCAGATACAGAAGGCTGAACCTGATCATCTTCATTTGTATCCTCGCTATATCCATCATGTATAGAAGTATCAAGAAATTGTATATTTTCACGGACAAATTGAAAACGTGCCATTGGCAGCTCTTCTGTGCTGCCCAATGTAGCTAAATGACGTTGCATATCCTGCTGTGGAAAAAAGCGTGAAGAGCTTGTTAATCCCAGTACAGCTCCCTGCTCTCTCAATTGATGTCGAACCTGCTCTATTGTCATCGTTAACCGCTCTGCACTTTCTCTATCAACTTGTTGAAAGCGTTCCGCAGATTCGACGAGACGCTTAGCTAAATCGTTGGAGTGTGCTTGCAGTTGCTCCATGAGGGCACGGACAGCACGCCAATTATCCTCTAGCTGTGTGTGTTGCCCAATTTCCCAGCTTAGACTTTCCATTGCATGATGCAAACGTCCTTCTATTTCATTCCACTCCTGTGCAGCTCGTTTGTATTCGTGACCCAATTCTTGCAACAGATGCGGATGTACTAGTATTCGCGACATCTCTTATCCCCTCTGATTTACTCATACTCGTTCTAACAGGTAGTACGAAATTTCATTACTCTTGACCTTGGAAATGAATCATGATGCTCACTTAAACAAGATTTCTGGAACAAATTCAGGGATTTTCCCTATCTTTTTAGATTTACAGAACCAGGAACTTCATACTAGAGTAATTGGTCCTGTTTTTTTCGTTACGTATAGGTATATAGATACAAAAAAAGTCTTTTTCACTGAAAAAGACTCCCTATCATTTTTTGTCTATGATGAAAATTACAGAGTAAAGGCAGCTAGAAGTCCAAATATAAACAAGGGTATATTATAATGAAGAAATGTAGGTACGCATGTATCCCAGATATGATGATGTTGCCCATCTGCATTCAATCCTGAGGTAGGCCCTAGCGTGCTATCGGAAGCTGGAGATCCTGCATCCCCCAAAGCTCCGGCTGTACCAATTAACGCCGCTGTCGCAAGTACAGAGAAGCCCAGTCCAGCACAAAGCGGTACAAAGATAGCAGTAATGATTGGGACCGTACCAAATGAAGAACCTATTCCTATGGTGATCACTAAACCGATCAATAGCATAATCACACTAGCTAAAAAACGATTTTGACCGAAATATTCCACTCCAGAAGCTACTAGCTGCTGAACAGCTCCTGTCTCTTTCAACACAGTAGCATAACCAGAGGCAAGGAGGATAACAAAAGCGATAAATCCCATCATAGCAACACCGCGCTGCACCACCTCGTCCCCCAAATTCCACGGCACCACTCGGAAAATAAATAAACAAACAATTCCTGTAAGCGAACCAATAATGAGTGATTTCGTCAATAATTGCACGGTTAATGCTAAGAGAATGGCTACGAGGGTGAATGCATGTCGTTTGGTAAAACGTAATTCTTTCTTCTCGTTATCCTGGTCAGTATCTGTAGCGATAATTTGGTATGTTCTGGGTTTACGATAGCTAATGAATAGTGCCACCAATAACCCTACGATCATACCAATCCCTGGAATAAGCATTGCTTTTGGAAAATCGGTTACTGCAATTGACATCCCAGCCTTCCCCATTTCAGATACAACAATCTGATGATAGATCAGCCCAAAGCCCGCCGGAAGCATAATATAGGGTGCTTGCAAGCCGAATGTTAACGCACAAGCAACAGCACGACGATCAATTTGCATTTTAGTAAACAAGCTCAGCAAGGGTGGGATTAAAATAGGTATAAAGGCAATATGCACAGGTACTGCATTTTGCGACAAACAAGCTGCTGTAGCAATGGACATCAGTAAAATACCACGTTTTCCACGCAATACCACCAATAATTTTTTTACTAATAAGGCTGTAATATCAGACTTAGCGATCATCACAGCAAACATCCCAAGTAAAATATAACTGAGCGCTGTTTCTAACTGTCCGCTCATCCCCTGCACCATCATCTGGATGGTGTCAGTTATGGAACCACCGGCAACCAGCCCTGCGGTGATGGAAGCGGCGATCAAGCCAAAAATGACATTTAATCGCAACAGCGACAGTATAACAATTACGATCACCGAAAGTATAACTCCATTAAATAATAGCATAACGTTCACCTACGCTTTAGTATATTAGCTAACTAAAGTTATAACATAGTAAAGTGTTTGTGACAAGCGCTTTTGTAGCTCGAAATACAGCGCATCTCCTTCTCAACATCATTGCAGGTACCTGAGTAAAACGCCGAATTTTTTCACAATGATCAAAACGAACAGGATCAATCATTGAATTGTATTCTTTATAGACAAACGTTCCATTTGAGTATATGATGGCAGTAACGATAACAACTGCAAAACGCTTCGGGGAGCTGGAATTGGCCGGCTGAGAGTGTATTCCTTATAATACTGACCCATAACCTGATCTGGATAATGCCAGCGTAGGGAAGTAAGCTTCTGATATCTTCTTACATGAACGCTTCCAAGACAGGTTGCGTTTTTTTGTTGTCTACCAAACAACATGGAGGTTTCGGGATTTATGAGAACTAGTAAACGCTTACCTGCTACATTACTTTCTGGATTGCTCGTGCTCGCTCTATCAGCTTGCGGACAATCTGCTACACCGGA
The nucleotide sequence above comes from Brevibacillus laterosporus LMG 15441. Encoded proteins:
- a CDS encoding WG repeat-containing protein codes for the protein MVFQPRVEEELHLHNATYTIGEHPVAPHVPYGQEGRQGIVYQMIPRKEADSKWKALKVFRQQYKDPKQVYLSEQIRDFASLPGLSVCDRVILTPQKHGELLSQHRDLMYAVVMPWIEGPTWMDIIIDKRALSRTDSLTLARSLAKVLSTMEQQGLAHCDLSGPNLILPGLVRDQVEDGFSYVELVDVEQLYGPRLERPDVIFAASPGYSLPQTSPLGLWSKYADRFSGAILLAEILGWYDETVREAAWGESYFHPEEIPHSTKRYPLLIDSIRNDWGAEIASLLDRAWQSKELNECPTFGEWLLALMDVQEEGQIGFEKQKMADQPPIHISLPQVDMPFSRKETERLPAPEILKTEENAQGDFANLPAIYQKMERAKQWEAQGELERAIETYRAVQKQLEPQHALAQDLWMIIAELETKIKTHKPLPEEKASQSAPAKQAEHKNSMAKKSLGAGVAAAFFLVAVGGLMWSNEQNEKQAVNAIEITKPPEGEKQDKEAREPLEKEAVEQLKAAKNLQEIAIQEEQLAKQKAERDDKGQAAQGKKEQTNEQQAPKKTTSVKPEKTKKDIQVKEVAHGKTNVAQESPTKVTLHTQEKDKIQVNQKKSTPKPKHPTLIPRERAGKWGFVELDSTGSTNVVVEYQYDYAMPFSEGFAVVKKNGKFGYVNTTGQVVIALTYDWASSFQNGKATVKKDGENVVINPQGIELHTQ
- a CDS encoding WXG100 family type VII secretion target, with amino-acid sequence MSRILISPDQVDEVANQFQQSKEQSQQVIDRLNQQIHQMEGQWDGMTKQKFFQEFQEANRQMTGFVLLLESISHELHAIATKFRQADSQ
- the essC gene encoding type VII secretion protein EssC produces the protein MAYDYFQRSPRLKRTLPKQTVEIHRPPLVPQPPAFSIISILIPIIITGISLFAYLYMGSRMNTGNKNFFVFQMIFMSTMIISYTVPVFTYLHNKRKYRRQAETRTIQYQEQLEKHRRELKELQMEQQAIMHELNPSVWECIQRIEERSSSLWERSARDEDFLQLRLGLGTLPATYQIIAPKQEGYETEPLIEEAQALAQAFERVESVPIQLPLYQSKVIGVVGEQEAILNAIRVMVLQMATHHSPDEVKIAAFYPEWEEEQWKWLRWLPHTWDDEQTMRFVAQEKGSAHQLLDVLYSQLNRRKMTRATDFRKEAELPCWVFILSAPHLIEDEPILPLLLKEAEAIGACTILLADRKDSLPMQCQLIVEIQGNRGVCKETVTGDVTGLEEGEIACTIDDLPLDKAEHAARMMAGVKVKRSTSAEIPQRLSLFELLGIEKIEDLDVTALWQANRFPQSLPVPVGVRTGGKKVLLNIHDKIERRGHGPHGLMAGTTGSGKSEAIQSIVASLAVHYHPHEMTFLLIDYKGGGMSNTFRDLPHLVGSITNLDDQLVERAMVSLRAELIRRQKILNEAGDLQHIDEYYETTWRMTHPLPHLVIIIDEFAQLKKEQPEFMNELISIATIGRTLGVHVILATQKPGGVVDDKIWSNARFRICLRVQDDADSREMLKIPDAAWITTPGRGYLQVGSNEEFDLVQFAWSGAPYLAEQTRNQKEPEIYEVSLSGKRTKCEIKEELNTDQTRKQKKQLQVLMEYLASVAEKEGVSRLPGPWLPPLPKQLALEDISACTYGWNGKEWRANAPGLSAIVGLVDDVAQQRQEPLLLSLEEGHLPIYGMPGTGKTTFLQTLLLSLATRYSPEHLHFYLLDFGRTLRDFSYLPHVGSVILDEETDKIKRLFRYLLEEVGRRRELLANSGVKTLRAYQMSTGKTVPRIVVCIDGYLNFRNQYSYENDQLEQLVREGGSVGLSFVVTANRITDIVERIRGNFSLGIAFELSDPSDYYFAVGRPTKPPVHLSEGRGLVKGQVPPLEFQTALPIAGNDDMQRSVRLRNVMEQMSIAWNGDRPKEILSLPEVIFLEELLAIKSVIPNKSSLSSITDISISSPSNSFRVPVGIYVDDLTLFEVDVKEGPYFVVGSPMEGGKTSFLMTWVLSLCDRVSPQDLEIYCIDFRPSSASLLALEHVTHVKGTATRESELTELLTTLSTKIKMRHTHDDQLNNQSYREQSTSSQMCKEELFNQAESIKTDKLEDQNHKEPALLLVIDDADLFFKQITDYQIKDQLTQLLRQGRSRDLYVIISGVPSDFPYSSNDWLSEIKNMQTGFLFGSIDANDLAFLKIPSTEASHYPHAAYNKMLPPGQGYFAKRRYHRVKVAMPFNEERSLQELIHTINEKWVQKDACRPIDSQNKSYC
- a CDS encoding vWA domain-containing protein, which codes for MSYELPATHRTPALIIYLIDVSGSMCLPMGDKRRIDIVMEALSAAIRQMIFRSTKGTRMSPRYRIAILAYSDEVYDLLDGIRGIDEVARLGKLPEISPRRLTDMAKAFKQVEKLLLEELPFLQDSPAPLICHMTDGAATGEDPEPIVKRIMQMAVPDGHVLVENIFISEELHDQELVDVKRWDGIMPDTILRDEHANRLRSMSSVLPESYREMMSESMYQLKKGALLMFPATSPELVSLGFQMSAATPVR
- a CDS encoding type VII secretion target, whose translation is MSRILVHPHLLQELGHEYKRAAQEWNEIEGRLHHAMESLSWEIGQHTQLEDNWRAVRALMEQLQAHSNDLAKRLVESAERFQQVDRESAERLTMTIEQVRHQLREQGAVLGLTSSSRFFPQQDMQRHLATLGSTEELPMARFQFVRENIQFLDTSIHDGYSEDTNEDDQVQPSVSGLVKVSEKIPRS
- a CDS encoding Na+/H+ antiporter family protein, with product MLLFNGVILSVIVIVILSLLRLNVIFGLIAASITAGLVAGGSITDTIQMMVQGMSGQLETALSYILLGMFAVMIAKSDITALLVKKLLVVLRGKRGILLMSIATAACLSQNAVPVHIAFIPILIPPLLSLFTKMQIDRRAVACALTFGLQAPYIMLPAGFGLIYHQIVVSEMGKAGMSIAVTDFPKAMLIPGIGMIVGLLVALFISYRKPRTYQIIATDTDQDNEKKELRFTKRHAFTLVAILLALTVQLLTKSLIIGSLTGIVCLFIFRVVPWNLGDEVVQRGVAMMGFIAFVILLASGYATVLKETGAVQQLVASGVEYFGQNRFLASVIMLLIGLVITIGIGSSFGTVPIITAIFVPLCAGLGFSVLATAALIGTAGALGDAGSPASDSTLGPTSGLNADGQHHHIWDTCVPTFLHYNIPLFIFGLLAAFTL